One Chloroflexota bacterium DNA segment encodes these proteins:
- the gnd gene encoding decarboxylating NADP(+)-dependent phosphogluconate dehydrogenase, with product MDATADIGLIGLAVMGQNLVLNMNDHGFVVAVYNRTTSKVDQFLANEAQGTNVVGAHSLEELVSKLKRPRRVMLMIQAGSAVDATIDQLVPLLEPGDIIIDGGNSLFTDSNRRTADLEAKGLLFIGTGVSGGEEGARHGPSIMPGGSPAAWPHVQPIFQAIAAKVDDGSPCCDWVGEGGAGHFVKMVHNGIEYGDMQLIGETYDVMRSLGLSADEMSSVFGEWNEGKLDSYLIEITRDILAFRDSDGAPLVDKILDSAGQKGTGKWTVVSALDNGIPLTLIGEAVFSRFLSALKDERVHAASVISGPADQPNVDRAALVNDLREALYAAKIVSYTQGYMLMRAAAKEQGWNLNYGGIALMWRGGCIIRSAFLGKIEEAYRNNPELVNLLLDPYFSNEVQQSQAAWRRVIAHAVLAGIPVPALSSALAFFDGYRTGNLPANLLQAQRDYFGAHTYERIDAERGKFFHTNWTGKGGTTTAGTYQA from the coding sequence ATGGACGCAACAGCCGATATTGGCTTAATCGGGTTGGCCGTAATGGGCCAAAACTTGGTTTTGAACATGAACGACCACGGTTTTGTGGTCGCTGTCTATAATCGCACCACCAGCAAAGTCGATCAATTTTTGGCTAACGAGGCCCAAGGCACCAATGTTGTCGGAGCACATTCGTTAGAAGAATTGGTCAGCAAACTCAAGCGCCCACGCCGCGTGATGTTGATGATTCAGGCTGGCAGTGCGGTCGATGCCACAATCGATCAATTAGTGCCCTTGCTGGAACCTGGCGATATTATTATTGATGGTGGCAATTCGCTGTTTACCGATAGCAATCGCCGCACCGCAGATCTTGAAGCCAAAGGATTGTTATTCATCGGCACAGGGGTTTCGGGTGGCGAGGAAGGTGCACGCCATGGCCCTTCGATTATGCCTGGTGGTTCGCCCGCCGCATGGCCGCATGTACAGCCAATTTTCCAAGCCATCGCGGCCAAAGTTGATGATGGCTCGCCATGTTGCGATTGGGTTGGTGAAGGCGGCGCTGGCCACTTCGTCAAGATGGTGCACAACGGCATCGAATATGGCGACATGCAATTGATTGGCGAAACCTACGATGTTATGCGCTCGTTGGGCTTGAGCGCCGACGAGATGAGCAGCGTGTTTGGCGAATGGAACGAGGGCAAACTCGATTCATATCTGATTGAAATTACCCGTGATATTTTAGCCTTCCGCGATAGCGATGGCGCACCGTTGGTCGATAAGATTTTGGATAGCGCTGGCCAAAAAGGTACAGGCAAATGGACAGTCGTTTCTGCTTTGGATAATGGTATTCCGCTGACGTTAATCGGCGAAGCCGTGTTTAGCCGCTTTTTGTCGGCACTCAAAGATGAACGGGTGCACGCCGCCAGTGTGATCAGCGGGCCAGCCGATCAGCCAAACGTTGATCGCGCCGCCTTGGTCAACGATCTGCGCGAAGCCTTGTATGCAGCCAAAATCGTTTCATATACGCAAGGCTATATGTTGATGCGAGCCGCCGCCAAGGAACAAGGCTGGAATCTCAATTATGGCGGGATTGCTTTGATGTGGCGTGGTGGCTGTATCATTCGCTCGGCCTTCTTGGGCAAAATCGAGGAAGCCTATCGCAATAATCCTGAATTGGTGAACTTGTTGCTCGACCCTTATTTCAGTAACGAAGTGCAGCAATCGCAAGCCGCTTGGCGACGAGTGATTGCCCACGCCGTCCTCGCAGGCATTCCAGTGCCAGCCTTATCGAGTGCCTTGGCCTTCTTTGATGGTTATCGCACCGGCAATTTGCCAGCCAACCTGTTACAAGCCCAACGCGATTACTTCGGTGCACACACCTACGAACGCATCGATGCTGAGCGTGGCAAGTTCTTCCATACCAACTGGACAGGCAAAGGCGGCACGACAACTGCCGGAACGTATCAAGCCTGA